One genomic region from Cyanobium usitatum str. Tous encodes:
- a CDS encoding S66 peptidase family protein: MSQVTRQPSPLRPGDRVQLVAASSALLGEDALARLEEGIAVLESWGLEVERTPLHGRQWGYLAGQDQQRRGDLEAAARRGAELLACVRGGWGAARLLEAPLALPARWLLGFSDVTSLLWAQVAQGQGGAIHGPLLTTLAAEPAWSQERLRCLLFGEPLGDLQGEGWCGGSAAGPLLAANLTVATHLLGTPYLPDLRGAILVLEDVGEAPYRIERMLTHWRLSGGLQQLAGIGLGQFTDCDDSTDEADRFSLEQVLRERTSDLGIPVVSNLPVGHGAGNAALPLGAWAELAGSSGQLRISSAKQAPPLPR; the protein is encoded by the coding sequence ATGAGCCAGGTCACACGTCAGCCCTCACCGCTGCGGCCCGGGGATCGGGTGCAGCTAGTGGCGGCAAGCTCGGCCCTGCTGGGCGAAGACGCCTTGGCGCGTCTGGAGGAGGGCATCGCCGTGCTCGAGAGCTGGGGGCTGGAGGTGGAGCGCACGCCGCTGCACGGGCGCCAGTGGGGCTATCTGGCCGGTCAAGACCAGCAGCGCCGCGGCGACCTGGAAGCGGCTGCCAGGCGGGGTGCCGAACTGCTGGCCTGTGTGCGGGGTGGCTGGGGTGCGGCCCGGTTGCTGGAAGCCCCCCTGGCCCTGCCAGCTCGCTGGCTGCTTGGTTTCTCCGACGTCACCTCCCTGCTCTGGGCCCAAGTAGCCCAGGGGCAGGGAGGAGCCATCCACGGGCCGCTGCTCACCACCCTGGCCGCCGAACCCGCCTGGAGCCAGGAGCGGCTGCGGTGCCTGTTGTTTGGTGAACCCCTGGGCGACCTTCAGGGCGAGGGCTGGTGTGGCGGCAGCGCCGCAGGCCCCCTGCTGGCCGCCAACCTCACCGTGGCCACCCACCTGCTGGGTACCCCCTATCTGCCGGATTTGCGCGGCGCCATCTTGGTGCTCGAAGACGTGGGCGAAGCGCCTTACCGAATCGAGCGCATGCTCACCCACTGGCGGCTGAGCGGTGGGCTGCAGCAGCTGGCCGGCATCGGCCTGGGGCAGTTCACTGACTGCGATGACAGCACGGACGAGGCAGATCGGTTCAGCCTCGAGCAGGTGCTACGCGAGCGCACAAGCGATCTCGGCATCCCGGTGGTGAGCAACTTGCCCGTGGGTCATGGGGCCGGCAATGCGGCCCTACCCCTAGGTGCCTGGGCCGAGCTCGCTGGCAGCAGCGGCCAGCTGCGGATCAGCAGCGCGAAGCAAGCACCGCCGCTGCCACGGTGA
- the ispD gene encoding 2-C-methyl-D-erythritol 4-phosphate cytidylyltransferase: MHLLIAAAGSGRRMGATGNKLLLPVAGRSVLAWTLDAALACPAISWIGIVGQPVDAGAIAALVAEAQPDRPVQWIEGGDTRQESVSRGLAALPAAAAGVLIHDGARCLVEPELLARCAAAVQQGAAVIAATPVTDTIKQVDGAGTITATPDRSWLWAAQTPQGFPVQQLRAAHATATEQGWSVTDDAALFERLGLAVQVLEAPASNIKLTTPFDLTVAAAVLASRC; encoded by the coding sequence GTGCATTTGCTGATCGCCGCAGCCGGCAGCGGCCGCCGCATGGGGGCCACTGGCAACAAGCTGCTGTTGCCAGTGGCGGGGCGGTCGGTGCTGGCCTGGACCCTCGATGCGGCCCTCGCCTGCCCCGCCATCAGCTGGATCGGCATCGTGGGTCAGCCCGTTGATGCCGGCGCGATCGCGGCGCTTGTGGCTGAAGCTCAGCCAGACCGGCCGGTGCAGTGGATTGAGGGTGGTGACACTCGTCAGGAGTCGGTGAGCCGGGGGCTGGCGGCCCTGCCGGCAGCTGCTGCTGGGGTGCTGATCCACGACGGGGCTCGCTGTCTTGTCGAGCCGGAGCTGCTGGCCCGCTGTGCCGCTGCGGTCCAGCAAGGCGCAGCCGTGATCGCCGCCACCCCCGTAACCGACACGATCAAGCAGGTGGATGGAGCTGGCACCATCACGGCCACCCCAGATCGCAGCTGGTTGTGGGCCGCCCAAACTCCCCAGGGCTTTCCCGTGCAGCAGCTGCGGGCTGCCCATGCAACCGCCACGGAGCAGGGCTGGAGCGTCACCGACGATGCGGCCCTGTTTGAGCGGCTGGGTTTGGCGGTGCAGGTGTTGGAGGCGCCTGCCTCCAACATCAAGCTCACCACCCCCTTCGATCTCACCGTGGCAGCGGCGGTGCTTGCTTCGCGCTGCTGA
- a CDS encoding lipopolysaccharide heptosyltransferase family protein — MRALFLIPGGSSQQLQSFAAVAAVADQLHADVQVVCPLAAVPLWSLHPAVERAMPFSYEQATLADWANLMGSVREPDFQVSLNLAPSRQMDLMLSMSHIPTRVASGGFSATERITPIEGGWANQAFEAFLKPIGVRLDAESFRLAIAPADLEAASAALPSGDGPALLLAPSAAGGDWPAQQWQDLPAKIRSKLPNLRTLASTRAGDMRKRAAQIASADVVLASDPVSIELALLLGLPLVALGRNAASLPSRAGVQGLGSAANLSQLGDAEVLAALGLG, encoded by the coding sequence ATGCGCGCCCTGTTTCTGATTCCGGGCGGCAGCAGCCAGCAGCTGCAGAGTTTTGCCGCCGTTGCCGCCGTTGCCGACCAACTCCATGCCGACGTCCAGGTGGTCTGTCCGTTAGCGGCGGTGCCCCTTTGGTCCCTGCATCCCGCCGTGGAAAGGGCCATGCCCTTCAGCTACGAGCAGGCAACCCTGGCCGATTGGGCCAACTTGATGGGTTCGGTGCGGGAGCCTGATTTTCAGGTGAGCCTCAACCTGGCGCCCAGCCGCCAGATGGATCTAATGCTGTCGATGAGCCACATCCCCACCCGGGTGGCCAGCGGTGGCTTCTCCGCCACCGAGCGGATCACCCCCATCGAGGGCGGCTGGGCCAACCAGGCCTTTGAGGCCTTCCTGAAGCCCATAGGGGTGCGGCTCGATGCTGAGTCATTCCGGTTGGCGATCGCCCCTGCCGACCTGGAGGCCGCCAGCGCGGCCCTACCCAGTGGCGATGGCCCGGCCCTGCTGCTGGCCCCCTCCGCTGCTGGCGGCGACTGGCCAGCCCAGCAATGGCAAGACCTACCCGCCAAGATCCGCAGCAAGCTGCCCAACCTGCGGACCTTGGCGAGCACTCGGGCTGGAGATATGCGTAAGCGCGCCGCCCAGATCGCCAGTGCCGATGTGGTGCTAGCCAGCGACCCCGTAAGCATCGAATTGGCCCTACTGCTCGGCCTACCGCTGGTGGCCCTGGGCCGGAATGCCGCCAGTCTGCCCAGCCGTGCTGGGGTGCAGGGCCTCGGCAGCGCCGCCAACCTCAGCCAACTGGGCGACGCCGAGGTGCTCGCCGCCCTGGGACTGGGATAA
- the fabG gene encoding 3-oxoacyl-[acyl-carrier-protein] reductase, translated as MSSPAPLAGQVALVTGASRGIGRAIALELAAAGAQVVVNYASSPDAAEAVVAEITAAGGEAWSHRADVADEEQVDAMVKAVLDKGGRLDVLVNNAGITRDGLLMRMKTADWQSVINLNLTGVFLCTRAVSRAMLKARSGRIINITSVVALMGNPGQANYSAAKAGVIGLTRSNAAEFAARGVTVNAVAPGFIESDMTAELDKTPILAAIPLGRMGSAAEVAGAVRFLAADPAAAYITGQVLQVDGGMVMR; from the coding sequence ATGTCCAGCCCAGCCCCCCTGGCCGGCCAAGTGGCCCTGGTTACCGGTGCCAGCAGGGGTATCGGTCGCGCCATCGCCCTTGAACTGGCAGCGGCTGGCGCCCAAGTCGTGGTGAATTACGCCAGCTCCCCGGATGCCGCCGAAGCGGTCGTTGCTGAGATCACTGCTGCCGGGGGCGAAGCCTGGAGCCATCGGGCCGATGTAGCCGATGAAGAGCAGGTCGACGCCATGGTCAAAGCGGTGCTTGATAAGGGCGGCCGGCTCGACGTGTTGGTCAACAACGCCGGCATCACCCGCGACGGCCTGCTGATGCGGATGAAAACCGCCGACTGGCAGAGCGTGATCAACCTCAATCTCACCGGCGTGTTCCTATGCACCCGCGCTGTGAGCCGGGCCATGCTCAAGGCCCGCAGCGGCCGCATCATCAACATCACCTCAGTGGTGGCCCTGATGGGCAATCCAGGCCAGGCCAACTACAGCGCCGCCAAGGCCGGGGTGATCGGCCTCACCCGCAGCAATGCGGCCGAATTTGCAGCCCGGGGGGTCACCGTCAATGCCGTTGCCCCGGGCTTCATTGAGAGCGACATGACCGCCGAATTAGACAAGACACCAATCCTGGCTGCCATTCCCCTGGGAAGGATGGGAAGCGCCGCCGAGGTGGCCGGTGCAGTGCGCTTTCTAGCCGCCGACCCGGCTGCCGCCTACATCACCGGCCAGGTGCTGCAGGTGGATGGCGGCATGGTGATGCGTTAA
- the groL gene encoding chaperonin GroEL (60 kDa chaperone family; promotes refolding of misfolded polypeptides especially under stressful conditions; forms two stacked rings of heptamers to form a barrel-shaped 14mer; ends can be capped by GroES; misfolded proteins enter the barrel where they are refolded when GroES binds) yields MAKLISFSDASRSALERGVNALANAVKVTIGPRGRNVVLEKKFGAPEIVNDGVTIAREIELEDPFENVGAKLMQQVASKTKDTAGDGTTTATLLAQALVREGLRNVAAGASPIGLRRGMEKATAQIVAGIAERAQPVAGEAIRQVAEVSSGNDEEIGRMIAEAMDKVSADGVITVEESTSLATELEITEGMAFDRGYSSPYFVTDQERRECVFENALILITDRKISTITDLVPVLEAVSKGGRPLLILAEEVEGEALATLVVNKNRGVLQVAAVRAPGFGDRRKAMLGDIAVLTGATVVSEDQAMTLDKTGLAELGQARRITITKDSTTIVASGEHQTAVADRVAAIKRELDNTDSDYDREKLQERIAKLAGGVAVIKVGAPTETELKNRKLRIEDALNATRAAVEEGIIAGGGCTLLELAEGLSSLAASCQGDERTGVEIVKRALAEPVRQIAHNSGADGAVVAAEILRLGKGYNALTGVYEDLLAAGILDAAKVVRLALQDAVSIASMLITTEVVIADKPEPEAAPAGGDMGGMGGMGGMGGMGMPGMM; encoded by the coding sequence ATGGCCAAGCTGATCAGCTTTTCGGATGCCTCCCGTAGTGCCCTCGAACGGGGTGTAAATGCCCTGGCCAATGCGGTGAAGGTCACCATTGGGCCCCGCGGCCGCAACGTGGTGCTGGAAAAGAAATTCGGCGCGCCCGAGATCGTTAATGACGGCGTCACCATCGCCCGGGAGATCGAACTTGAAGATCCCTTCGAAAACGTTGGCGCCAAGCTGATGCAGCAGGTGGCCAGCAAGACCAAGGACACCGCCGGCGACGGCACCACCACTGCCACCCTGCTTGCCCAGGCACTGGTCCGCGAAGGCCTCAGAAACGTGGCTGCCGGCGCCAGCCCGATCGGGTTACGCCGCGGCATGGAAAAGGCCACAGCCCAGATCGTGGCGGGCATCGCCGAGAGGGCCCAGCCCGTCGCCGGTGAAGCGATTCGCCAGGTAGCCGAGGTGAGCTCCGGCAACGACGAAGAGATCGGCCGGATGATCGCCGAAGCCATGGACAAGGTGAGCGCTGACGGCGTCATCACCGTTGAGGAGTCCACCTCCTTGGCCACCGAACTGGAGATCACCGAGGGCATGGCCTTCGACCGGGGCTACAGCTCCCCCTACTTCGTCACCGACCAGGAAAGGCGCGAATGCGTCTTTGAAAATGCCCTGATCCTGATCACCGACCGCAAAATCAGCACCATCACCGACCTGGTGCCCGTGCTGGAGGCGGTTTCCAAGGGCGGCAGGCCCCTGCTGATCCTGGCTGAAGAAGTGGAGGGCGAAGCTCTCGCCACCCTGGTGGTCAACAAAAATCGGGGCGTATTGCAGGTTGCAGCAGTGCGGGCCCCTGGCTTCGGGGATCGCCGCAAGGCCATGCTTGGCGACATCGCCGTCCTCACTGGCGCCACGGTCGTGAGCGAAGACCAGGCCATGACCCTGGACAAGACCGGCCTAGCCGAGCTGGGTCAGGCCCGCCGCATCACCATCACCAAGGACAGCACAACGATCGTGGCCAGCGGTGAGCACCAGACAGCGGTAGCTGATCGGGTGGCCGCGATCAAGCGCGAGCTCGACAACACCGACTCCGATTACGACCGCGAAAAACTGCAGGAGCGGATCGCCAAACTGGCCGGAGGGGTTGCCGTGATCAAGGTGGGTGCTCCCACCGAAACCGAACTCAAGAACCGCAAACTGCGCATCGAAGACGCCCTCAACGCCACCCGCGCTGCGGTGGAGGAGGGAATCATTGCTGGTGGCGGCTGCACCCTGTTGGAGCTGGCCGAAGGGCTGAGCAGCCTGGCGGCTAGCTGCCAGGGCGATGAGCGCACCGGCGTCGAGATCGTCAAGCGGGCCTTAGCCGAGCCCGTGCGCCAGATCGCCCACAACTCGGGCGCCGATGGCGCCGTGGTGGCAGCTGAGATCCTGCGGCTGGGCAAGGGCTACAACGCCCTAACCGGCGTCTACGAAGACCTCCTGGCCGCTGGCATTCTCGATGCGGCCAAGGTGGTGCGCCTAGCCCTTCAAGACGCGGTTTCGATCGCCTCCATGCTGATCACCACCGAGGTTGTGATCGCCGATAAGCCCGAACCCGAAGCAGCCCCAGCCGGCGGCGACATGGGAGGAATGGGCGGCATGGGAGGTATGGGCGGCATGGGCATGCCCGGGATGATGTGA
- a CDS encoding N-acetylmannosamine-6-phosphate 2-epimerase — MRDPDVIAAMADASLRNGASGVRLESPEHIGAVRQRCPTALIVGLWKRSYPDSSVYITPGWEEIRAVWAAGADVVALDATERYRPGGENLEGLIARAQRELGAVLMADVDSVANGLRAAELGCSWVGTTLYGYTESTSGQKPPAWDLLPLLRQQLPNEVSLICEGGISSPQQARQALDLGADAVVVGTAITGVDLQVAAYVRDVLAG, encoded by the coding sequence ATGCGCGATCCCGATGTGATCGCCGCCATGGCTGATGCCAGTTTGCGCAATGGCGCCTCTGGGGTGCGTCTGGAAAGCCCAGAGCATATCGGCGCTGTTCGTCAGCGCTGCCCAACGGCCCTGATCGTGGGCCTATGGAAGCGCAGCTACCCAGACAGCTCGGTGTACATCACCCCGGGGTGGGAGGAGATTCGTGCGGTTTGGGCTGCTGGTGCCGATGTGGTGGCGCTTGATGCCACCGAGCGCTATCGCCCCGGGGGTGAAAATTTAGAGGGTCTGATCGCCCGCGCCCAGCGGGAGCTTGGTGCTGTGCTGATGGCGGATGTGGACAGCGTTGCCAATGGTCTGCGTGCCGCCGAGCTGGGTTGCAGCTGGGTCGGCACGACCCTTTATGGCTATACGGAGTCAACCTCAGGCCAGAAGCCACCAGCCTGGGATCTATTGCCCCTGCTGCGGCAGCAATTACCCAACGAGGTGAGTCTGATCTGCGAGGGCGGCATATCAAGCCCCCAGCAGGCCCGCCAAGCCCTGGACCTCGGCGCTGATGCCGTGGTTGTGGGCACGGCAATCACCGGGGTCGATTTGCAGGTTGCTGCCTATGTACGGGATGTGCTGGCCGGCTGA
- a CDS encoding ABC transporter permease, translated as MTTTLPGPQPEASALAEISQETLALTRRLFVQLQRRPSTLVAGVLQPLIWLVLFGALFAKAPAGLLPGGISYGRFLGAGVIVFTAFSAALNAGLPLMFDREFGFLNRLLVAPLRSRSSIVFASVLYITTLSLVQSLAIMGTAALLGYGWPGGAGLLLVLVTLLLLVFAVTALSLGLAFALPGHIELIAVIFVANLPLLFASTALAPLSFMPAWLGWLAALNPLTFAIEPIRAAYAGQVSLTAVVLEAPYGQLNSATCLGVLALLAAGLFLLIRPLLDRKLT; from the coding sequence ATGACCACAACCCTTCCAGGACCCCAACCCGAGGCTTCCGCCTTGGCCGAGATCAGTCAAGAAACCCTGGCCCTCACCCGTCGTTTGTTCGTACAGCTGCAGCGCCGGCCTTCCACCTTGGTGGCGGGGGTGCTGCAGCCCCTGATCTGGCTGGTGTTGTTTGGGGCCCTGTTTGCCAAGGCTCCCGCGGGCCTGCTGCCTGGCGGCATCAGCTACGGCCGCTTCCTTGGCGCAGGTGTGATCGTGTTCACGGCCTTCAGTGCTGCCCTCAACGCCGGCCTGCCGTTGATGTTTGACCGCGAATTCGGCTTCCTAAACCGGTTGCTGGTGGCGCCGCTGCGCTCGCGCAGCTCGATCGTGTTCGCCTCGGTGCTCTACATCACCACGTTGAGCTTGGTGCAGAGCCTGGCGATCATGGGCACTGCCGCTTTGCTGGGTTACGGCTGGCCTGGTGGCGCTGGGTTGCTGCTGGTATTGGTCACCTTGCTGTTGTTGGTTTTTGCAGTGACGGCCTTGAGTTTGGGGCTTGCTTTTGCGCTGCCAGGCCACATTGAGCTGATTGCGGTGATCTTTGTGGCCAACCTGCCCCTGCTGTTTGCCAGCACCGCTCTCGCTCCCTTGTCGTTCATGCCGGCCTGGCTGGGCTGGCTAGCGGCCCTTAATCCACTTACCTTCGCGATAGAACCGATTCGTGCCGCCTATGCGGGACAGGTCTCTCTCACCGCAGTGGTGCTGGAGGCCCCCTACGGCCAGCTCAACAGCGCCACCTGCCTAGGGGTGCTCGCCTTGCTGGCCGCCGGGTTGTTCCTGCTGATTCGGCCGCTTTTGGATCGCAAGCTCACCTAG
- a CDS encoding ABC transporter ATP-binding protein, with protein sequence MEQLESVIELQQLCKRYGGKKAATAVVALDNLSLQVPAGSLYGLLGPNGAGKTTALRILCTLLAPDSGSVRVGGIDALADPRAVRRLLGYVAQEVAIDKILTGRELLQLQGDLYHLVPAARNRRMDELIELLGMADWIDRRCGSYSGGMRRRLDLAAGLLHSPQVLVLDEPTVGLDIESRAAIWSVLRQLRDAGTTVLLSSHYLEEVDALADHLAIIEAGKVIAEGAPAALKAALGGDRVTLRVREFSDAEEAERVRSLLHDCAGVRQVVVNRAQGYSLNLVIEHDGVVEQLRRQLAAADLPVFALAQSRPSLDDVYLQATGRTLMDAELAVAGSRDPKAERKASM encoded by the coding sequence TTGGAGCAGCTTGAGTCGGTGATCGAACTGCAGCAGCTCTGCAAGCGCTACGGGGGCAAGAAGGCGGCAACTGCCGTCGTTGCCCTCGACAACCTTTCCCTGCAAGTGCCGGCCGGCAGCCTCTATGGCCTGCTTGGCCCTAACGGTGCCGGTAAGACGACCGCCTTGCGCATCCTTTGCACCCTGCTGGCCCCTGACAGCGGCAGCGTGCGGGTAGGTGGCATTGATGCCCTGGCCGATCCCCGGGCGGTGCGTCGCTTGTTGGGCTACGTGGCCCAGGAGGTGGCAATCGACAAGATCCTCACCGGCCGCGAACTGCTGCAGCTGCAGGGCGATCTTTATCACCTGGTTCCAGCTGCGCGAAACCGGCGCATGGACGAGCTGATCGAGCTACTCGGCATGGCCGACTGGATTGATCGGCGTTGCGGTAGCTACTCGGGCGGGATGCGGCGCCGGCTCGATCTGGCCGCGGGCCTGCTGCACAGCCCCCAGGTGCTGGTGCTCGATGAGCCCACCGTTGGCCTTGATATCGAGAGTCGCGCTGCGATCTGGTCCGTGTTGCGCCAGCTGCGCGATGCCGGCACAACCGTGCTGCTTAGCAGCCACTACTTAGAGGAAGTGGATGCCCTGGCTGACCATCTGGCGATCATCGAGGCTGGCAAGGTCATCGCCGAGGGCGCTCCTGCTGCGCTCAAGGCCGCCTTGGGTGGCGATCGGGTGACCTTGAGGGTGCGCGAATTCAGTGATGCCGAGGAAGCTGAGCGGGTGCGCAGCTTGCTGCACGATTGCGCCGGGGTACGCCAGGTGGTGGTGAACCGGGCCCAGGGCTACTCCCTGAATCTGGTGATTGAGCACGACGGGGTGGTCGAGCAGCTGCGCCGCCAATTGGCGGCAGCCGACCTGCCGGTTTTCGCCCTCGCCCAGAGCCGCCCCAGCCTCGATGATGTCTATCTCCAGGCCACCGGCCGCACCCTGATGGACGCGGAGCTGGCGGTGGCCGGCAGCCGTGATCCCAAGGCTGAACGCAAAGCGAGCATGTGA
- a CDS encoding heme o synthase — protein MVSATITAPIAVAPAIRPSVKLPAWLEVAKPRLIPLLLATTLGGMALSSGEAPSTSTIICTLVGGSLASAAAGVLNCLWEQDLDGRMQRTSRRALPSGRLAQRQAFALAIGLTILSVVVLVIGVNPLAASLSLLGLCSYVLLYTALLKPRTSQNIVVGGVAGAIPPLVGAAAATGSLGWASWWLFALVMLWTPAHFWALALLLKDDYRSVGIPMLPVVKGVTVTTRAISHYAWATVGLSLLGIVALPTGGLLYGLMVLPFNARLLQLSSQLRSQPDEPQRAKAMFRWSIFYLFGICALLLLARLPQAALLGPQLFNVPFAALPTLVG, from the coding sequence ATGGTTAGTGCAACGATCACAGCTCCAATCGCCGTTGCCCCGGCGATACGCCCCTCGGTGAAATTGCCGGCTTGGCTTGAAGTTGCCAAGCCCCGCCTCATACCGCTGCTGCTCGCTACCACCCTAGGTGGCATGGCACTGAGCTCTGGCGAGGCACCCTCTACCAGCACGATCATCTGCACCCTGGTGGGGGGCAGCCTGGCTTCGGCTGCAGCTGGTGTGCTCAATTGCCTTTGGGAACAGGATCTCGATGGCCGCATGCAGCGCACCAGCCGCCGGGCCCTTCCCTCTGGTCGCCTGGCCCAGCGCCAGGCCTTTGCCCTAGCCATTGGCCTCACGATCCTGTCGGTGGTGGTGCTGGTTATTGGCGTTAATCCTCTGGCTGCCAGCCTCTCCTTGCTGGGCCTCTGCAGCTACGTGCTGCTCTACACAGCCCTGCTCAAGCCGCGCACCAGTCAGAACATCGTGGTTGGCGGGGTGGCCGGGGCTATTCCGCCCTTGGTGGGAGCTGCCGCTGCCACCGGCTCCCTTGGCTGGGCTTCCTGGTGGTTGTTTGCCCTGGTGATGTTGTGGACGCCAGCCCACTTCTGGGCCCTTGCCCTGCTGCTCAAGGACGATTACCGCTCCGTGGGCATCCCGATGCTGCCGGTGGTCAAGGGAGTGACGGTCACCACTCGGGCCATCAGCCACTACGCCTGGGCCACCGTTGGCTTGAGCCTGCTTGGCATCGTGGCACTGCCCACCGGTGGCTTGCTCTATGGCTTGATGGTGCTGCCTTTCAACGCCCGCCTGCTGCAGTTGAGCTCCCAGCTACGCAGCCAGCCCGACGAACCCCAACGGGCCAAGGCCATGTTCCGCTGGTCGATTTTCTATTTATTCGGCATCTGTGCGTTGCTTTTGTTGGCCCGCCTACCGCAGGCAGCCCTGCTGGGCCCCCAACTGTTCAACGTCCCCTTTGCTGCCTTGCCTACATTGGTCGGCTGA
- a CDS encoding COX15/CtaA family protein translates to MVVAVTTNLQPPLAPSVRSRPDPVLIQKLALLASHLVVALVALVGIGGATRVMEAGLACPDWPLCYGRLLPGRQMNLQVFLEWFHRLDAFVVGVALLVLAAASFFWRRRLPAWLPWLATGGLFLVLVQGALGALTVTQLLAAPLVTAHLATALLLVALTSGLYQRLAMANRASISPPLWWQLLASLALVLVFAQCLLGGTMASQWAADQCFSAGNGCRWLLAHRQLAMPAALAVLALAAAALLLPPGQGQLPGLAQGAAVLVLAQVSLGIWTLKLQLQAPLVTIAHQLLAALLVGLLAAVLARSLGNSGQTLPMSPMSSEVAHG, encoded by the coding sequence ATGGTCGTTGCCGTGACGACAAATCTCCAGCCACCCCTAGCCCCAAGCGTTCGCAGCAGGCCAGACCCTGTCCTGATCCAGAAGCTTGCCCTACTTGCTTCCCACCTAGTGGTGGCCTTGGTGGCGTTGGTTGGCATCGGCGGTGCCACCAGGGTGATGGAGGCGGGCCTGGCCTGCCCTGACTGGCCCCTTTGCTACGGCCGACTCCTGCCAGGTCGTCAGATGAACCTGCAGGTTTTTTTGGAGTGGTTTCACCGCCTTGACGCTTTCGTTGTGGGAGTGGCCCTGCTGGTGCTTGCGGCAGCGAGTTTTTTCTGGCGGCGGCGCCTGCCCGCCTGGTTGCCCTGGCTGGCTACCGGAGGGCTCTTTCTGGTGCTGGTTCAAGGCGCCCTGGGGGCTCTCACCGTCACCCAGCTTCTGGCGGCTCCCTTAGTTACGGCCCATCTCGCCACGGCCTTGCTGCTTGTTGCCCTCACAAGCGGCCTCTACCAACGCCTGGCCATGGCCAATAGGGCCTCGATCAGCCCTCCGCTTTGGTGGCAGCTGCTGGCGAGCTTGGCCCTGGTGCTGGTGTTCGCCCAGTGCCTGCTGGGTGGAACCATGGCCAGCCAATGGGCGGCAGATCAGTGTTTTAGTGCTGGCAATGGCTGCCGCTGGCTGCTTGCTCACCGCCAGCTCGCCATGCCAGCAGCTCTTGCCGTGTTGGCATTAGCAGCAGCAGCCCTGCTTTTGCCCCCAGGTCAGGGGCAGCTGCCCGGCCTCGCCCAGGGAGCGGCCGTTTTGGTCCTGGCCCAGGTGAGCCTGGGCATTTGGACCTTGAAGCTCCAGCTGCAGGCGCCGCTGGTAACGATCGCTCACCAACTGCTGGCAGCCCTGCTGGTCGGTTTACTCGCAGCGGTGCTTGCCCGCTCCCTTGGCAACTCAGGCCAGACCTTGCCCATGTCTCCAATGTCTTCCGAGGTGGCTCATGGTTAG
- a CDS encoding cytochrome c oxidase subunit II: MPIRTALAVLTATTALVLTGLWVGNNVNMLPLGASSNASTYDDLFKVLFSIGTVLFLGIVILLAYSLFRFRRRSGDFSDGLAIEGNLPLEIVWTAIPAVVVLFVGLYSYDIYERMGGMATLNDHMAMDHGAMQQVSVKEGDSAGRVWGGIGVAGIDAAPAGPVLPVEVTAMQFAFIFHYPGSDITSGELHVPTGQQVELRMEARDVIHAFWVPQFRLKQDVIPGQPTVLSFTATRAGTYPIICAELCGPYHGGMRSNVVVHEPDAYDTWLQQNTPNRTTT; the protein is encoded by the coding sequence GTGCCAATTCGCACCGCCCTAGCTGTGCTCACGGCTACCACAGCCCTTGTGCTGACAGGGTTGTGGGTTGGCAACAACGTCAACATGCTGCCGCTGGGTGCCAGCAGCAACGCCTCAACCTACGACGACCTATTTAAGGTTTTATTCAGCATTGGCACCGTGCTGTTTCTTGGCATCGTGATCCTGCTGGCCTACAGCTTGTTTCGATTTAGGCGCCGCAGCGGCGATTTCAGTGATGGCCTGGCAATAGAGGGAAATCTGCCCCTAGAGATCGTCTGGACGGCAATCCCTGCCGTGGTTGTTTTGTTTGTCGGGCTATACAGCTACGACATTTATGAGCGGATGGGCGGTATGGCCACGCTCAACGATCACATGGCTATGGATCACGGGGCCATGCAACAGGTAAGTGTCAAGGAAGGGGATTCAGCTGGCCGGGTTTGGGGGGGGATTGGCGTAGCCGGCATTGACGCAGCACCCGCTGGTCCGGTTTTACCTGTTGAGGTAACGGCTATGCAATTTGCCTTTATTTTTCACTATCCAGGCTCAGACATAACCAGCGGCGAACTGCATGTGCCCACCGGTCAACAGGTGGAGTTGCGCATGGAAGCCCGTGATGTAATCCATGCTTTCTGGGTGCCCCAATTCCGGCTCAAGCAGGATGTAATTCCAGGCCAGCCAACCGTGCTCTCCTTTACCGCCACTCGGGCTGGCACCTATCCGATCATCTGCGCCGAGCTCTGCGGTCCTTACCACGGCGGCATGCGCTCCAACGTTGTAGTGCACGAGCCCGATGCCTACGACACCTGGTTGCAACAGAACACTCCCAACCGCACCACCACCTGA